A single Candidatus Omnitrophota bacterium DNA region contains:
- the hisI gene encoding phosphoribosyl-AMP cyclohydrolase — protein MIKLTEMIKFNEKGLVPAIIQDEKSGEVLTLCYMNREALEKTFEEKKVCVYRRSKGQLMMKGETSGCIQKVRSVCIDCEGNSLLFKVEQVRAGCHEGYFTCYFRQVDKDGNVNISCKRVFDPKDVYK, from the coding sequence ATGATAAAATTGACCGAGATGATAAAATTTAACGAGAAAGGGCTGGTCCCGGCGATAATACAGGACGAAAAGTCGGGCGAGGTCCTCACGCTGTGTTATATGAACCGTGAGGCGCTCGAAAAGACGTTCGAGGAGAAGAAGGTATGCGTCTACAGGCGCTCTAAAGGGCAGCTGATGATGAAAGGCGAGACGAGCGGCTGTATACAGAAAGTGAGGTCCGTCTGCATCGACTGCGAAGGGAACTCCCTCCTATTCAAGGTGGAGCAGGTCAGGGCCGGATGTCACGAAGGATACTTCACCTGCTACTTCAGGCAGGTGGATAAGGACGGGAATGTCAATATATCCTGCAAAAGGGTATTCGATCCGAAGGACGTGTATAAATAA
- the hisF gene encoding imidazole glycerol phosphate synthase subunit HisF yields MLTKRIIPCLDVKNGRVVKGVNFVNLKDAGDAVENARFYDREKADELVFLDITASHERRKTVIDLVKKVADSVFLPFTVGGGIGTIDDIRSLLNAGCDKVSVNTAAVKRPAFVREASRRFGSQCIVVAIDAKRSTVHGPRSTGKWEVYINGGRTPTGIDAVKWAKRAEKLGAGEILLTSMDYDGTKAGYDIELTGRISEEVGLPVIASGGAGTLEDLYDALSKGKADAVLAASIFHFREYSIPEAKRYLKGKGVRVRL; encoded by the coding sequence ATGCTTACAAAGCGTATAATACCGTGTCTCGATGTAAAGAACGGCAGGGTCGTCAAGGGCGTGAACTTCGTCAACCTTAAGGACGCGGGAGACGCCGTCGAGAACGCGCGTTTTTACGATCGCGAAAAGGCGGACGAGCTTGTATTCCTCGATATAACGGCCAGCCACGAAAGGCGTAAGACCGTTATCGACCTGGTGAAGAAGGTGGCGGACAGCGTATTCCTGCCTTTCACCGTAGGGGGCGGCATAGGGACGATCGACGATATCAGGAGCCTCCTTAACGCAGGTTGCGATAAGGTCTCGGTCAATACCGCGGCGGTGAAGCGGCCTGCGTTCGTGAGGGAGGCATCGCGGAGGTTCGGCAGCCAGTGTATCGTCGTGGCGATCGACGCAAAGCGGTCCACAGTCCATGGTCCGCGGTCCACAGGAAAATGGGAAGTGTATATTAACGGGGGACGGACACCGACCGGGATAGATGCGGTAAAGTGGGCAAAGAGGGCCGAGAAGCTGGGCGCAGGCGAGATCCTCCTTACGAGCATGGACTACGACGGCACTAAAGCGGGTTATGATATCGAGCTTACCGGTCGCATAAGCGAAGAGGTCGGCCTCCCGGTCATAGCTTCGGGAGGGGCCGGAACGCTTGAAGATCTGTACGATGCGCTTTCGAAAGGGAAGGCCGATGCGGTGCTGGCCGCGTCTATATTCCACTTCCGGGAATATTCTATCCCGGAGGCAAAGAGATATCTTAAGGGAAAGGGTGTAAGGGTAAGGTTATGA
- the trpD gene encoding anthranilate phosphoribosyltransferase, protein MIREAIEKVVRRIDLTEDEMRGVFGEIMSGKATPSQIGSFITALRMKGETVEEITGAAKVMREKSARIKTPGSSIGMDRDDINIDEETIIDTCGTGGSGTNTFNISTTVAFVVAGCGLKVAKHGNRAASSKCGSADVLEALGLKLDKGPEKVEACLREVGIGFMYAPLFHGAMKYAIEPRREIGIRTIFNLLGPLSNPANATSQVLGVYDARLTGTIATVLRNLGARRAFVVHGMDTLDEITITGKTMVSELKNGKIKTYYVTPEKFGMKRAPMEEIKGGSAIENAEIVLSVLSGERGPRRDVVLLNASAALVAGSKAKNFKDGIKMAEESIDSGRAVDKLHRLIEFTNR, encoded by the coding sequence ATGATAAGAGAGGCGATAGAAAAGGTCGTAAGGCGGATCGATCTTACCGAAGACGAGATGCGCGGGGTCTTCGGGGAGATCATGAGCGGCAAGGCCACGCCTTCACAGATCGGCTCCTTCATCACGGCGCTCCGGATGAAGGGTGAAACGGTCGAAGAGATAACCGGCGCGGCGAAAGTGATGAGGGAAAAGTCAGCCAGGATAAAGACGCCCGGGAGCTCGATCGGTATGGACCGGGACGATATAAATATAGACGAAGAGACGATCATAGACACCTGCGGTACGGGAGGGAGCGGCACCAACACTTTCAACATATCCACGACGGTCGCCTTCGTCGTTGCCGGGTGCGGGCTCAAAGTGGCAAAGCACGGCAACCGGGCCGCATCCAGTAAATGCGGCAGCGCGGACGTACTTGAGGCGCTGGGCCTTAAGCTCGACAAGGGCCCGGAAAAGGTAGAGGCGTGCCTGCGGGAGGTGGGCATAGGTTTCATGTACGCGCCTCTCTTCCACGGGGCCATGAAATATGCCATAGAGCCGAGAAGAGAGATAGGCATCCGCACCATATTTAACCTGCTCGGCCCGCTCTCAAATCCGGCTAATGCGACCAGCCAGGTGCTCGGTGTTTACGACGCGCGCCTTACCGGGACCATAGCGACGGTCCTCAGGAACCTCGGCGCCAGGAGGGCATTCGTCGTGCACGGTATGGATACGCTGGATGAGATAACGATAACGGGGAAGACCATGGTCTCGGAGCTTAAGAACGGGAAGATAAAGACATATTATGTGACCCCGGAGAAATTCGGTATGAAGAGGGCCCCCATGGAGGAGATAAAGGGCGGGAGCGCGATCGAGAATGCCGAGATAGTCCTGTCCGTACTGAGCGGCGAACGGGGCCCGCGGAGGGATGTCGTCCTGCTCAATGCCTCCGCGGCGCTGGTCGCCGGTTCCAAGGCGAAGAATTTCAAGGATGGGATAAAGATGGCCGAAGAGTCGATCGACTCGGGCCGCGCCGTTGATAAGCTGCACCGGCTCATAGAGTTCACTAACCGATGA
- a CDS encoding regulatory protein RecX: MEEDKKKTLAKNSAYRLLRVRPRSEAELRGRLKEKGYDGVTIDGAVEDLRTKGYVDDEKFARFWVESRMHLNPVGDVVLKHELRRKGISDAVIDAALETKAKAYNEYEIALSMARDRFERLKKLDRRKATKRLYDFMLRRGFAYETVRRVIEELAK, encoded by the coding sequence TTGGAAGAAGATAAGAAGAAGACGTTAGCGAAGAATAGCGCGTACCGGCTCCTGCGGGTGAGGCCGAGGAGCGAGGCGGAACTGCGCGGCCGTTTGAAAGAGAAGGGTTACGACGGCGTCACCATAGACGGGGCCGTAGAAGACCTCAGGACCAAGGGTTACGTAGACGACGAAAAATTTGCGCGGTTCTGGGTAGAGTCGCGCATGCACCTCAACCCGGTCGGCGACGTGGTGCTGAAGCACGAGCTTAGGCGGAAGGGCATAAGCGATGCCGTCATAGACGCCGCCCTCGAGACGAAGGCAAAGGCCTATAACGAGTACGAGATCGCCCTCAGCATGGCGCGCGACAGGTTCGAGCGCCTGAAGAAACTCGACCGGCGCAAGGCGACGAAGCGCCTTTACGACTTCATGTTGCGCCGGGGCTTTGCGTACGAGACGGTGAGAAGAGTAATAGAAGAGTTAGCGAAGTAG
- a CDS encoding aminodeoxychorismate/anthranilate synthase component II, with protein MILVIDNYDSFTYNLVQYLGELGAKLAVYRNDALTVDRIKRLKPSRIVISPGPGRPKDAGISEAVIAEFGNDVPILGVCLGHQAIGEAFGGKIVGAKCLMHGKTSLVYHDGKKIFKGVKNPFEATRYHSLLVERKSFPKVLKITAETKAKEIMALEHRRYPVYGVQFHPESILTGEGKRILKNFLTL; from the coding sequence ATGATCCTCGTCATCGACAATTACGACTCGTTCACATATAACCTCGTCCAGTATCTGGGTGAACTGGGGGCGAAACTGGCTGTCTACAGGAACGACGCCCTTACGGTAGACCGGATAAAGAGGTTAAAGCCCTCGCGGATCGTCATTTCGCCTGGGCCCGGCCGTCCGAAGGATGCCGGCATATCCGAAGCTGTTATCGCCGAGTTCGGCAATGATGTGCCGATCCTCGGTGTCTGCCTTGGCCACCAGGCTATAGGAGAGGCCTTCGGAGGGAAGATAGTCGGCGCGAAATGCCTTATGCATGGCAAGACGTCGCTTGTCTATCACGACGGAAAGAAAATATTTAAAGGCGTGAAAAACCCGTTCGAAGCGACCAGGTACCACTCGCTCCTCGTGGAGAGGAAGAGCTTCCCTAAGGTCCTTAAGATCACCGCGGAGACGAAAGCGAAAGAGATAATGGCCCTTGAGCACAGGCGGTACCCCGTATACGGCGTCCAATTCCACCCGGAATCTATATTGACAGGCGAAGGGAAACGCATATTGAAGAATTTCTTAACCTTATGA
- the hisD gene encoding histidinol dehydrogenase, translating to MKLVKVGSKQFRKLCERSSSSNKRVAESVRSILENVKLYGDDALIRYTRKFDKVKLAPRDLRVSACEISGAYQDIKPEFVTTFKVIIENINRFYKKQLKKSWKTKDGDGVILGEKIAPIDTVGVYVPSGTVPLVSSVYMTVIPAKMAGVKKIVLVTPPNDYKSVDPHILVVADLLKVDEVYKVGGAQAIAAMAFGTKTIPRVDKIVGPGNAYVTEAKRQVFGYCDIDMLAGPSEVVIIANQFSNINYIKADLEAQAEHFMGLAVLITNSKKIAKIVKKETFKGYVVHVKNMDEAADVANMIAPEHLEILTNSPGRIVKRIKDAGAIFLGPYTPVAIGDYVAGPSHVLPTGGSARFFSGLGVCDFYKSTHIISYTRKALEKVRDPLERIAGIEGLKKHLDSVKVRFE from the coding sequence ATGAAGCTCGTGAAAGTCGGCTCAAAGCAGTTCCGGAAGCTGTGCGAGAGAAGCAGCTCGAGCAATAAGCGTGTCGCCGAGAGCGTACGCTCCATACTTGAGAACGTGAAGCTGTACGGCGACGATGCGCTCATAAGGTATACGCGGAAGTTCGATAAGGTTAAACTCGCCCCGAGGGACCTCAGGGTCTCCGCCTGCGAGATATCGGGCGCATACCAGGACATAAAGCCGGAATTCGTCACGACATTCAAGGTCATAATAGAGAACATCAACAGGTTCTATAAGAAGCAGCTGAAGAAGTCGTGGAAGACCAAAGACGGCGACGGTGTGATACTGGGCGAAAAGATCGCCCCTATAGATACGGTAGGGGTATATGTCCCGAGCGGCACGGTGCCGCTCGTATCGAGCGTCTATATGACCGTGATACCGGCAAAGATGGCGGGCGTGAAGAAGATAGTCCTGGTGACCCCGCCGAACGATTATAAGTCGGTGGACCCGCACATACTTGTAGTCGCCGACCTCTTAAAGGTGGACGAGGTCTATAAGGTCGGCGGCGCGCAGGCGATCGCGGCTATGGCGTTCGGGACGAAGACGATCCCGAGGGTCGACAAGATAGTGGGCCCCGGTAACGCCTATGTGACGGAGGCGAAGAGGCAGGTCTTCGGTTACTGCGATATAGACATGCTTGCGGGGCCGAGCGAGGTGGTCATCATCGCCAACCAGTTCTCCAACATAAATTACATAAAGGCGGACCTCGAGGCGCAGGCAGAGCATTTCATGGGGCTTGCCGTCCTGATAACGAATTCCAAGAAGATAGCCAAGATAGTCAAGAAGGAGACGTTCAAGGGATACGTAGTGCATGTCAAGAATATGGATGAGGCGGCCGACGTCGCCAATATGATCGCCCCGGAACACCTGGAAATATTGACGAATTCACCGGGCAGGATCGTGAAGAGGATAAAGGACGCCGGCGCGATATTCCTCGGGCCGTATACACCGGTCGCGATAGGGGACTACGTAGCGGGACCGAGCCACGTCCTTCCTACGGGCGGTAGCGCAAGGTTCTTCTCCGGCCTCGGGGTCTGTGATTTTTATAAGAGCACGCATATCATATCTTACACAAGGAAGGCCCTTGAAAAGGTGCGCGACCCGCTTGAGCGGATCGCCGGGATCGAAGGGCTCAAGAAGCACCTCGATTCGGTCAAAGTCAGGTTCGAGTAA
- the hisB gene encoding imidazoleglycerol-phosphate dehydratase HisB, whose translation MPKTTRSAAIKRKTRETEITGKLTIGGGGKTDINTGIGFLDHMLTLFVFHGLFDLTLKAKGDLKVDIHHTNEDAAICLGKAFREALGDCRGIKRYGSKEVPMDMASAKVTVDIGGRYAFLWRIPVTTAQEQTGRDEGYSLMDGKDFLDTFAKNANINLHIDVYSGEDVHHVLEAIFKAFGIALDEATQIDARRKGVPSTKGTID comes from the coding sequence ATGCCAAAAACGACACGCAGTGCCGCGATCAAACGCAAGACGAGAGAGACCGAGATAACGGGAAAGCTCACTATCGGCGGAGGCGGGAAGACGGATATAAATACCGGGATAGGGTTTCTCGATCACATGCTGACGCTCTTTGTCTTCCACGGTCTCTTCGACCTTACCCTTAAGGCAAAGGGCGACCTGAAGGTAGATATACACCATACCAATGAAGATGCCGCCATATGCCTGGGGAAGGCCTTCAGGGAGGCCCTGGGCGATTGCAGGGGGATAAAGCGGTACGGCTCAAAGGAAGTGCCTATGGATATGGCATCGGCCAAGGTCACTGTCGATATAGGGGGCAGGTACGCCTTTCTGTGGCGGATCCCTGTAACGACAGCCCAGGAACAGACGGGCCGTGACGAGGGTTATTCGCTCATGGACGGGAAAGATTTTCTCGATACGTTCGCCAAGAACGCGAACATCAACCTGCATATAGATGTGTATTCGGGAGAAGATGTGCACCATGTGCTCGAGGCGATATTCAAGGCGTTCGGGATCGCGCTGGATGAGGCGACACAGATCGATGCGCGGCGCAAGGGCGTACCTTCTACAAAAGGGACTATCGACTAG
- the alaS gene encoding alanine--tRNA ligase, which yields MKTDDIRSLFLEFFRAKGHEIVPSDLLVPKDDPTLLFTGAGMNQFKEKFLGRNVTYRRAASSQKCLRTGDLENVGKTSGHHTFFEMLGNFSFGDYFKKEAISWAWEFMTEELKIPEGRLRASVYKDDAEAYAIWRDVIKMPERKIIKFGEKENFWPSEAPTKGPNGPCGPCSEIFYDYGDDVGCKKPGCTPACDCGRFIEVWNLVFTQFDRRPDGKLEPLPNKNIDTGMGLERLASVMQGVKTNFEIDIFVPIVKEIIKGIGFRVSGIEKARPESPYPIPYTLYPKLNAIADHIRAVAFMIADGVMPSNEERGYVARKLIRRSLNHAMDLEIKVPFLYKLVSTVCEVMKMQYPELLERRDDIAQVVKREEENFLVVLDTQIPKVEEAFEKFKGHQELAETAFNFYDTYGMPYDMLEEIAEKFKLKIDRAVFDKLLDRQRTLSRSKSKIKGEIFSETFAKKVESLGLRTEFLGYEKAKLDAKVAAVLEGGEVILERTPFYGESGGQAGDWGTIETPSGKMEVKDAKKIGDTIVHIGIMVKGRIVKGETARVAIDEEVRRRVMRNHTATHLLQAALRRVLGEHVHQTGSLVDAEHLRFDFTHMKKMEPREIARVEEIVNEAIKKGVAVAKDIKDIDDAKQSGAIALFGEKYGSKVRVISVGDISREFCGGTHVDNTKDIELFRITGESSIASGVRRIEAVTADAARKWAADEIEARDAKLKDEKRKEKEKTAKASLLKSELEKVDSYIAKGIDAGGTRVIAEIVPGGVMDILRALSDAIKSKERSAVIVLASKDNDKVSFVVSLTKDILGRKTLTANDIAKDMAKYLSGSGGGRPDFAQGGGKDPSKLDEALRKTFELVKERLR from the coding sequence ATGAAGACCGACGATATACGAAGCTTATTTCTGGAGTTTTTCCGCGCCAAGGGGCACGAGATAGTGCCGAGTGATTTGCTCGTCCCGAAAGATGACCCGACGCTCCTCTTTACCGGCGCGGGGATGAACCAGTTCAAGGAGAAGTTCCTGGGCCGGAACGTCACGTACAGGCGCGCGGCATCGAGCCAGAAATGCCTGAGGACCGGCGACCTTGAGAACGTCGGAAAGACGTCGGGCCACCACACGTTCTTTGAGATGCTCGGCAACTTTTCGTTCGGGGACTATTTCAAGAAAGAGGCGATCTCCTGGGCGTGGGAGTTCATGACTGAGGAGCTGAAGATACCGGAAGGCCGGCTCCGGGCGTCGGTATATAAAGACGACGCCGAGGCATACGCCATCTGGAGGGACGTCATAAAGATGCCGGAGCGGAAGATAATAAAGTTCGGCGAAAAGGAGAACTTCTGGCCTTCCGAGGCGCCGACGAAAGGGCCCAACGGGCCGTGCGGGCCGTGTTCCGAGATATTCTACGACTACGGCGATGACGTGGGGTGCAAAAAGCCGGGCTGTACGCCTGCGTGCGACTGCGGGAGGTTCATAGAAGTATGGAACCTCGTATTTACCCAGTTCGACAGGCGACCGGATGGAAAGCTTGAACCGCTCCCGAACAAGAATATCGATACCGGCATGGGGTTGGAGCGCCTGGCGTCGGTGATGCAGGGAGTGAAGACGAACTTTGAGATAGACATCTTTGTGCCGATCGTTAAAGAGATAATCAAGGGTATAGGGTTTAGGGTATCGGGTATAGAAAAAGCTAGACCCGAATCCCCATACCCCATACCCTATACCCTATACCCTAAGTTGAACGCCATCGCCGATCACATACGTGCGGTGGCATTCATGATCGCAGACGGCGTGATGCCGTCCAATGAAGAGCGCGGTTATGTGGCGCGCAAGCTCATCAGGCGGTCGCTTAACCACGCGATGGACCTGGAGATAAAAGTGCCTTTCCTTTACAAGCTCGTGAGCACCGTTTGCGAGGTGATGAAGATGCAGTACCCGGAGCTTTTGGAGAGAAGGGATGACATAGCTCAGGTCGTGAAGCGCGAGGAGGAGAACTTCCTCGTTGTGCTTGATACGCAGATACCTAAGGTGGAAGAAGCGTTTGAGAAATTTAAAGGTCATCAGGAATTGGCGGAGACGGCGTTCAATTTTTATGATACATACGGAATGCCGTATGACATGCTTGAGGAGATCGCCGAAAAATTTAAGTTAAAAATAGACAGGGCCGTCTTTGATAAACTTTTGGACAGGCAACGGACGCTTTCTCGCTCTAAGAGCAAGATAAAGGGCGAGATATTCTCCGAGACCTTCGCGAAGAAGGTGGAGTCGCTCGGTCTCAGGACAGAGTTTCTCGGTTATGAGAAGGCGAAGCTTGATGCGAAGGTCGCGGCGGTCCTCGAGGGCGGGGAAGTGATACTCGAGAGGACACCGTTCTACGGAGAATCGGGCGGACAGGCGGGTGACTGGGGCACGATCGAGACGCCGTCCGGAAAGATGGAAGTGAAAGACGCGAAGAAGATAGGCGATACGATCGTCCATATAGGCATTATGGTCAAAGGAAGGATCGTCAAGGGCGAGACGGCCAGGGTCGCCATAGATGAAGAGGTGCGCCGCAGGGTGATGCGTAACCATACGGCGACCCATCTACTGCAGGCGGCCCTCCGCAGGGTGCTCGGTGAACATGTCCACCAGACGGGTTCCCTGGTGGATGCCGAACACCTGAGGTTCGATTTCACCCACATGAAGAAGATGGAGCCCCGCGAGATCGCCCGTGTCGAGGAGATAGTGAATGAGGCGATAAAGAAGGGCGTGGCTGTCGCAAAGGATATAAAAGATATAGATGATGCCAAGCAGAGCGGCGCCATAGCGCTCTTCGGCGAGAAGTACGGATCGAAGGTCCGCGTGATCTCGGTCGGGGACATATCCAGGGAGTTCTGCGGCGGGACACACGTCGATAACACAAAGGATATAGAGCTCTTCAGGATCACCGGCGAGAGCTCGATCGCATCCGGGGTCCGGCGTATCGAGGCGGTAACTGCGGACGCGGCCAGGAAATGGGCGGCGGACGAGATCGAGGCCAGGGACGCAAAGCTCAAAGACGAGAAGCGCAAGGAAAAGGAGAAGACGGCAAAGGCCTCGCTCCTCAAGTCGGAATTGGAGAAGGTCGACTCATATATAGCTAAAGGCATAGATGCGGGCGGCACCAGGGTCATAGCGGAGATAGTCCCGGGCGGCGTTATGGATATACTGCGCGCGCTGAGCGACGCCATAAAGTCGAAGGAGAGGTCCGCTGTCATAGTCCTGGCGTCTAAAGATAACGATAAAGTGTCGTTCGTGGTCTCGCTCACAAAGGACATCTTAGGCAGGAAGACCCTTACGGCCAATGATATAGCGAAAGATATGGCGAAGTACTTAAGCGGCTCCGGCGGCGGAAGGCCGGATTTCGCTCAGGGCGGCGGAAAAGATCCGTCGAAACTTGACGAGGCGTTACGGAAAACGTTTGAACTGGTCAAAGAGAGGCTAAGATGA
- the hisA gene encoding 1-(5-phosphoribosyl)-5-[(5-phosphoribosylamino)methylideneamino]imidazole-4-carboxamide isomerase, with protein sequence MQIIPAIDIREGKVVRLIQGDVGLETVYSDSPVAMAEKWASFGVGLIHIVDLDGALEGSLKNLPIVKEIVRSVKAKIELGGGIRDEATIKAVIDAGVDKVIIGTKALDEQFLEKVAKKFRERIIVSVDAKEGMVHSRGWVFKTKITAVDLVKKAEGLGIGRINYTDISKDGTLEGPNIKSLQKLVNSTEIDIVAAGGVSTIDDIKNLKPLEKDGLVGIIVGKALYENTVDLAEAIRVCGGADPMVKGQGVRV encoded by the coding sequence ATGCAGATAATACCGGCAATAGACATAAGAGAAGGTAAAGTCGTAAGGTTGATACAGGGGGACGTGGGCCTTGAGACCGTCTATTCCGACTCGCCCGTCGCCATGGCGGAGAAGTGGGCGTCTTTCGGGGTCGGCCTGATCCATATAGTCGATCTAGACGGCGCCCTCGAAGGATCGCTGAAGAATCTTCCTATAGTAAAAGAGATCGTCAGGAGCGTGAAAGCGAAGATAGAGCTGGGCGGCGGGATAAGGGATGAAGCGACTATAAAGGCGGTCATAGACGCCGGTGTGGATAAGGTCATCATAGGGACGAAGGCGCTCGACGAACAATTCCTGGAAAAGGTGGCGAAGAAGTTCAGGGAGAGGATAATAGTCAGTGTCGATGCCAAAGAAGGTATGGTCCATTCCAGGGGGTGGGTATTCAAGACGAAGATAACCGCGGTCGATCTCGTTAAGAAGGCGGAGGGGCTCGGTATCGGCAGGATAAATTATACCGACATTTCGAAGGACGGCACGCTTGAAGGGCCGAACATAAAGAGCCTGCAGAAACTCGTGAATTCTACGGAGATCGATATAGTCGCGGCAGGCGGCGTCTCCACGATAGATGATATAAAGAACCTGAAACCGCTCGAGAAAGACGGCCTCGTGGGCATAATCGTCGGTAAGGCGCTCTATGAGAATACGGTCGATCTCGCGGAAGCGATAAGGGTCTGCGGCGGTGCGGATCCGATGGTCAAAGGTCAAGGGGTAAGGGTCTGA
- the trpE gene encoding anthranilate synthase component I yields MYYPEKEEFMKLAKKGNLIPVYREVLADFETPLSAFARIDRSGYSFLLESVEGGERIARYTFLGSAPSLVFSSKGRKIEIKEGRASRSFTAKKDPIEELKGLLSAYRFVKVRGLPRFCGGFVGFFGYDMVRFMERLPDKNPDDLGIPDSVFMLTDTLLIFDHVDHTIKVVSNVHVKNNAGAAYDEALGKIDAIIRDLKSVPGKGAAFSPKQKPGPMVVKSNMTKAGFEGSVRKAKTYIRKGDIIQTVLSQRLKVSIGARPFDIYRALRSINPSPYMYYLKLGDFSLIGSSPEIMVRCENGNVEVRPIAGTRPRGKTEEEDRHLIGELLDDPKEKAEHIMLVDLGRNDIGRVSDYDSVKVSELMTVEKYSHVMHIVSDVSGRLSKGKDAFDVMRATFPAGTVTGAPKVRAMEIIDELENTRRSSYAGCVGYFSFSGNLDSCITIRTILVKGKTAYIQAGAGIVADSKPEKEYQETLNKAKALLRAIEMAERGLE; encoded by the coding sequence ATGTACTATCCGGAAAAAGAAGAGTTCATGAAGCTGGCGAAGAAGGGGAACCTCATACCGGTATACCGTGAGGTCCTGGCCGATTTTGAGACGCCGCTGTCCGCCTTTGCCAGGATAGACAGGTCCGGCTATTCGTTCCTGCTCGAGTCCGTAGAAGGCGGAGAGAGGATAGCCCGCTATACCTTCCTCGGCAGCGCGCCATCGCTCGTCTTCTCGAGCAAGGGCAGGAAGATAGAGATAAAAGAAGGCAGGGCATCAAGAAGTTTCACGGCAAAGAAGGACCCGATAGAGGAATTGAAGGGGCTCCTCTCTGCTTACAGGTTCGTAAAGGTAAGGGGGCTTCCCAGGTTCTGCGGAGGGTTCGTAGGATTTTTCGGATACGATATGGTACGATTTATGGAGCGGCTTCCGGACAAGAATCCCGACGATCTCGGGATACCGGACTCCGTCTTCATGCTCACCGATACGCTTCTCATATTTGACCACGTCGACCATACGATAAAGGTCGTATCGAACGTCCATGTTAAGAATAACGCCGGCGCGGCATATGACGAGGCCCTGGGAAAGATAGACGCCATAATAAGGGACCTGAAGTCCGTGCCCGGGAAGGGCGCGGCGTTCTCCCCGAAACAGAAGCCGGGGCCTATGGTGGTGAAGTCGAACATGACGAAGGCAGGGTTCGAGGGATCCGTAAGAAAGGCCAAGACATATATAAGAAAAGGCGACATAATACAGACGGTGCTATCGCAGCGGTTGAAGGTCTCGATAGGTGCGCGCCCGTTCGATATCTACAGGGCGCTCCGGTCCATCAACCCGTCCCCTTACATGTACTATCTTAAACTGGGGGATTTTTCGCTCATCGGTTCGTCGCCCGAGATAATGGTCAGGTGCGAGAACGGGAATGTCGAGGTGAGGCCGATAGCCGGGACCAGGCCCAGAGGGAAGACGGAAGAGGAGGACCGGCATCTCATAGGGGAGCTCCTGGACGACCCCAAAGAGAAGGCCGAGCACATAATGCTCGTTGACCTCGGGAGGAACGACATAGGGAGGGTCTCGGACTATGACTCCGTAAAGGTCTCCGAGCTCATGACGGTCGAAAAATATTCGCACGTGATGCACATAGTGAGCGACGTCTCCGGCCGGCTCAGTAAGGGTAAGGATGCCTTCGATGTGATGCGCGCGACGTTCCCTGCAGGGACGGTCACGGGCGCGCCGAAAGTGCGGGCGATGGAGATAATAGACGAGCTTGAGAATACAAGGAGGTCGTCATATGCGGGATGCGTCGGTTATTTCAGCTTTTCCGGGAACCTCGATTCCTGCATCACCATCAGGACGATACTCGTGAAGGGGAAGACGGCTTACATACAGGCAGGGGCCGGCATAGTCGCGGATTCGAAGCCGGAGAAGGAATACCAGGAGACGCTGAATAAGGCAAAGGCGCTCCTCCGCGCGATCGAAATGGCGGAAAGGGGATTAGAATGA
- the hisH gene encoding imidazole glycerol phosphate synthase subunit HisH: MIAIIDYGMGNLRSVQKAFEVTGAGAKITSRAADLAKAEKVVFPGVGSFGEAMAELRRRKLVDPIKGAIAEGKPFLGLCLGLQLLFERSEEAPGVKGLGVLSGRVKRFKPAVHSPRPNAQTLKVPHMGWNSISFQLSAFSFQQNILKGIDRGSYVYFVHSYYVDPEDKSVTLTTTDYGIRFVSGISKDNLFGLQFHPEKSQDTGLKIVKNFVRIKCR, encoded by the coding sequence ATGATAGCTATAATCGACTACGGGATGGGTAACCTGAGGAGCGTCCAGAAGGCGTTCGAGGTCACGGGCGCCGGGGCGAAGATCACCTCAAGGGCGGCCGACCTGGCGAAGGCGGAAAAGGTCGTATTCCCGGGCGTCGGCTCTTTTGGAGAGGCGATGGCGGAACTGAGGAGGCGTAAGCTCGTAGACCCGATAAAGGGTGCCATCGCAGAGGGCAAGCCGTTCCTCGGCCTCTGCCTCGGGCTTCAACTGCTTTTTGAACGGAGCGAGGAAGCGCCCGGCGTTAAGGGGCTGGGAGTGCTTAGCGGCAGGGTGAAACGTTTTAAGCCCGCAGTCCACAGCCCACGGCCCAATGCTCAAACGTTGAAAGTCCCGCATATGGGCTGGAATAGTATCAGCTTTCAGCTTTCAGCTTTCAGCTTTCAGCAAAATATCCTGAAAGGCATAGACAGAGGTTCGTACGTATACTTCGTCCATTCATATTACGTCGATCCGGAGGATAAGAGTGTGACGCTTACGACGACGGATTATGGTATCCGGTTCGTGTCGGGTATTTCGAAGGATAATCTATTCGGTCTTCAATTCCACCCGGAGAAGAGCCAGGATACAGGGTTGAAGATAGTGAAGAATTTTGTGAGGATAAAATGCAGATAA